A portion of the Ricinus communis isolate WT05 ecotype wild-type chromosome 10, ASM1957865v1, whole genome shotgun sequence genome contains these proteins:
- the LOC8285562 gene encoding kinesin-like protein KIN-14S isoform X1 has protein sequence MDVMNLTDPTVEMPPVNCDHAIPSLSSFAEIVEETANSTNENSESSRNQETSSAQEPTLPILQKIINLSYQIQNLKKEHSILSNQVKTVNADSFPGSQVLDTLRLLCNEHELLKKKYLEESSERKRLYNEVIELKGNIRVFCRCRPINQVESANGSTCVVEFDSSLENELHITSSDASRKQFKFDHVFKPEDNQEAVFAETKPIVSSVLDGYNVCIFAYGQTGTGKTFTMEGTPENRGVNYRTLEELFRISQERSHVMRYELFVSMLEVYNEKIRDLLVENTNQPPKKLEIKQGAEGSPEVPGLVEACVYGTEEVWELLKSGNRARAVGSTNGNELSSRSHCLLRVTVKGENLIDGQKTRSHLWLVDLAGSERVGKIEVEGERLKESQFINKSLSALGDVISSLASKSGHIPFRNSKLTHMLQSSLGGDCKTLMFVQISPSAADLGETLCSLNFASRVRGIESGPARKQTDFSELFKYKQMAEKLQHDEKETKKLQENLQSLQLRLAAREQKCRSLQEKVRELENQLGEERKTRLKQETRAFATASSQPSLPSLKLAAEKTKIEKKPPLAPSKLRMPLRRISNFIPPPSPLQTKKFNASASAVRSSVQDKENIARNTMGERGTKSLLQPRRISVAVRAPLTISTQVLQPRRRVSIATLRPELNSDLTTPLRTSGSQLKNSGAMGRQSFMKDPRKARYSRLFSPLPEFQSASETTPTAIRSSSKFMGSPPAAQAGPWKPRHPTVVALQRKSLVWSPLKLRGPKNYRKSSILPYRPSTEMH, from the exons ATGGATg TTATGAACTTGACAGATCCAACGGTGGAAATGCCCCCAGTTAACTGCGATCACGCCATTCCTTCTTTATCTTCTTTCGCAG AAATAGTTGAAGAAACTGCCAATTCTACCAACGAGAATAGTGAATCGAGCAGAAACCAAGAAACTTCATCAGCTCAGGAGCCCACATTgccaatattacaaaaaatcattaatttgagCTATCAAATTCAG AATTTGAAGAAAGAGCATTCAATTCTTTCCAATCAAGTTAAGACTGTTAATGCGGATTCCTTTCCTGGCTCTCAAGTCTTGGACACTCTTCGGCTACTCT GTAATGAACATGAACTTCTAAAGAAGAAGTACCTAGAAGAGTCGTCTGAACGCAAACGGCtttacaatgaagtaattgaGCTTAAAGGCAATATCAGGGTCTTCTGCAGATGTAGACCAATAAATCAAGTTGAAAGTGCCAACGGTTCCACTTGTGTGGTTGAATTTGACTCGTCTCTCGAAAATGAACTGCATATTACTTCCTCTGATGCTTCGAGAAagcaatttaaatttgatcACGTTTTCAAACCGGAAGATAACCAAG AAGCTGTTTTTGCAGAGACTAAACCCATAGTGTCTTCAGTTTTGGATGGCTATAATGTGTGCATATTTGCATATGGGCAAACTGGAACAGGGAAGACTTTCACAATGGAGGGCACCCCTGAGAATAGGGGAGTTAACTACAGAACGCTGGAGGAGTTGTTTCGGATTTCTCAAGAGAGAAGCCATGTTATGAGATATGAGCTCTTTGTCAGCATGCTGGAGGTGTACAATGAGAAGATAAGGGACCTCTTGGTGGAAAATACCAACCAGCCCCCGAAAAA GTTGGAAATAAAGCAAGGAGCAGAAGGTTCACCAGAAGTTCCTGGACTTGTTGAAGCTTGTGTCTATGGCACAGAGGAAGTATGGGAGCTACTCAAGTCTGGAAACCGAGCCAGAGCAGTTGGATCGACCAATGGTAATGAGCTTAGCAGCCGCTCTCACTG CTTGTTGCGAGTAACTGTTAAAGGGGAGAATTTAATAGATGGACAAAAAACAAGGAGTCACCTTTGGCTGGTAGATTTGGCTGGTAGTGAGCGTGTGGGTAAGATAGAAGTTGAAGGAGAAAGGTTGAAGGAGTCCCAGTTTATTAATAAGTCTCTTTCAGCACTTGGTGACGTTATTTCTTCCCTTGCATCAAAATCAGGCCACATTCCGTTCag GAACTCGAAGCTCACTCATATGCTGCAGAGCTCTCTAG GAGGAGATTGCAAGACTTTGATGTTTGTTCAGATAAGCCCAAGTGCTGCTGACCTTGGGGAGACTCTTTGCTCATTAAATTTTGCCAGTCGAGTTCGTGGAATTGAAAGTGGCCCTGCTCGCAAGCAGACAGATTTCTCTGAGCTTTTTAAGTATAAGCAAATG GCAGAGAAGCTACAGCATGATGAGAAGGAAACAAAAAAGTTACAGGAGAATTTGCAATCCTTGCAGTTAAGGCTTGCTGCCAGGGAGCAGAAGTGCAGAAGCCTTCAAGAAAAG GTACGAGAACTAGAAAATCAATTGGGAGAAGAAAGGAAGACCAGACTAAAGCAGGAAACCAGAGCGTTTGCGACTGCTTCATCTCAGCCTTCATTGCCATCTTTGAAGCTAGCAGCAGAGAAGACCAAGATAGAGAAGAAACCTCCTTTAGCTCCTTCAAAACTTAGGATGCCATTGCGAAGAATCTCTAATTTCATTCCTCCCCCATCTCCACTCCAAACCAAGAAATTTAACGCTAGTGCTTCAGCTGTCCGATCTTCAGTgcaagacaaagaaaacatTGCAAGAAATACAATGGGAGAAAGAGGCACGAAAAGTCTTTTGCAACCAAGACGTATTTCTGTAGCTGTCAGAGCTCCTCTTACAATATCTACACAGGTTCTTCAGCCCAGAAGAAGGGTATCTATTGCTACTCTCCGCCCGGAGCTAAATTCAGACTTGACAACACCGCTCCGCACTTCTGGCTCACAATTAAAGAACAGTGGTGCTATGGGAAGACAGTCATTCATGAAGGACCCAAGAAAGGCCAGATATTCAAGATTGTTCTCACCATTGCCAGAATTCCAGTCAGCGTCAGAGACAACACCAACAGCCATAAGAAGCAGTAGTAAATTCATGGGTAGCCCTCCAGCAGCACAGGCAGGTCCATGGAAGCCAAGGCATCCTACAGTTGTTGCATTGCAACGAAAATCGTTGGTGTGGAGTCCCCTCAAGTTGAGAGGACCGAAAAATTACAGGAAGTCATCTATATTGCCTTATCGACCCTCAACTGAGATGCATTGA
- the LOC8285562 gene encoding kinesin-like protein KIN-14S isoform X2, whose product MDDPTVEMPPVNCDHAIPSLSSFAEIVEETANSTNENSESSRNQETSSAQEPTLPILQKIINLSYQIQNLKKEHSILSNQVKTVNADSFPGSQVLDTLRLLCNEHELLKKKYLEESSERKRLYNEVIELKGNIRVFCRCRPINQVESANGSTCVVEFDSSLENELHITSSDASRKQFKFDHVFKPEDNQEAVFAETKPIVSSVLDGYNVCIFAYGQTGTGKTFTMEGTPENRGVNYRTLEELFRISQERSHVMRYELFVSMLEVYNEKIRDLLVENTNQPPKKLEIKQGAEGSPEVPGLVEACVYGTEEVWELLKSGNRARAVGSTNGNELSSRSHCLLRVTVKGENLIDGQKTRSHLWLVDLAGSERVGKIEVEGERLKESQFINKSLSALGDVISSLASKSGHIPFRNSKLTHMLQSSLGGDCKTLMFVQISPSAADLGETLCSLNFASRVRGIESGPARKQTDFSELFKYKQMAEKLQHDEKETKKLQENLQSLQLRLAAREQKCRSLQEKVRELENQLGEERKTRLKQETRAFATASSQPSLPSLKLAAEKTKIEKKPPLAPSKLRMPLRRISNFIPPPSPLQTKKFNASASAVRSSVQDKENIARNTMGERGTKSLLQPRRISVAVRAPLTISTQVLQPRRRVSIATLRPELNSDLTTPLRTSGSQLKNSGAMGRQSFMKDPRKARYSRLFSPLPEFQSASETTPTAIRSSSKFMGSPPAAQAGPWKPRHPTVVALQRKSLVWSPLKLRGPKNYRKSSILPYRPSTEMH is encoded by the exons ATGGATg ATCCAACGGTGGAAATGCCCCCAGTTAACTGCGATCACGCCATTCCTTCTTTATCTTCTTTCGCAG AAATAGTTGAAGAAACTGCCAATTCTACCAACGAGAATAGTGAATCGAGCAGAAACCAAGAAACTTCATCAGCTCAGGAGCCCACATTgccaatattacaaaaaatcattaatttgagCTATCAAATTCAG AATTTGAAGAAAGAGCATTCAATTCTTTCCAATCAAGTTAAGACTGTTAATGCGGATTCCTTTCCTGGCTCTCAAGTCTTGGACACTCTTCGGCTACTCT GTAATGAACATGAACTTCTAAAGAAGAAGTACCTAGAAGAGTCGTCTGAACGCAAACGGCtttacaatgaagtaattgaGCTTAAAGGCAATATCAGGGTCTTCTGCAGATGTAGACCAATAAATCAAGTTGAAAGTGCCAACGGTTCCACTTGTGTGGTTGAATTTGACTCGTCTCTCGAAAATGAACTGCATATTACTTCCTCTGATGCTTCGAGAAagcaatttaaatttgatcACGTTTTCAAACCGGAAGATAACCAAG AAGCTGTTTTTGCAGAGACTAAACCCATAGTGTCTTCAGTTTTGGATGGCTATAATGTGTGCATATTTGCATATGGGCAAACTGGAACAGGGAAGACTTTCACAATGGAGGGCACCCCTGAGAATAGGGGAGTTAACTACAGAACGCTGGAGGAGTTGTTTCGGATTTCTCAAGAGAGAAGCCATGTTATGAGATATGAGCTCTTTGTCAGCATGCTGGAGGTGTACAATGAGAAGATAAGGGACCTCTTGGTGGAAAATACCAACCAGCCCCCGAAAAA GTTGGAAATAAAGCAAGGAGCAGAAGGTTCACCAGAAGTTCCTGGACTTGTTGAAGCTTGTGTCTATGGCACAGAGGAAGTATGGGAGCTACTCAAGTCTGGAAACCGAGCCAGAGCAGTTGGATCGACCAATGGTAATGAGCTTAGCAGCCGCTCTCACTG CTTGTTGCGAGTAACTGTTAAAGGGGAGAATTTAATAGATGGACAAAAAACAAGGAGTCACCTTTGGCTGGTAGATTTGGCTGGTAGTGAGCGTGTGGGTAAGATAGAAGTTGAAGGAGAAAGGTTGAAGGAGTCCCAGTTTATTAATAAGTCTCTTTCAGCACTTGGTGACGTTATTTCTTCCCTTGCATCAAAATCAGGCCACATTCCGTTCag GAACTCGAAGCTCACTCATATGCTGCAGAGCTCTCTAG GAGGAGATTGCAAGACTTTGATGTTTGTTCAGATAAGCCCAAGTGCTGCTGACCTTGGGGAGACTCTTTGCTCATTAAATTTTGCCAGTCGAGTTCGTGGAATTGAAAGTGGCCCTGCTCGCAAGCAGACAGATTTCTCTGAGCTTTTTAAGTATAAGCAAATG GCAGAGAAGCTACAGCATGATGAGAAGGAAACAAAAAAGTTACAGGAGAATTTGCAATCCTTGCAGTTAAGGCTTGCTGCCAGGGAGCAGAAGTGCAGAAGCCTTCAAGAAAAG GTACGAGAACTAGAAAATCAATTGGGAGAAGAAAGGAAGACCAGACTAAAGCAGGAAACCAGAGCGTTTGCGACTGCTTCATCTCAGCCTTCATTGCCATCTTTGAAGCTAGCAGCAGAGAAGACCAAGATAGAGAAGAAACCTCCTTTAGCTCCTTCAAAACTTAGGATGCCATTGCGAAGAATCTCTAATTTCATTCCTCCCCCATCTCCACTCCAAACCAAGAAATTTAACGCTAGTGCTTCAGCTGTCCGATCTTCAGTgcaagacaaagaaaacatTGCAAGAAATACAATGGGAGAAAGAGGCACGAAAAGTCTTTTGCAACCAAGACGTATTTCTGTAGCTGTCAGAGCTCCTCTTACAATATCTACACAGGTTCTTCAGCCCAGAAGAAGGGTATCTATTGCTACTCTCCGCCCGGAGCTAAATTCAGACTTGACAACACCGCTCCGCACTTCTGGCTCACAATTAAAGAACAGTGGTGCTATGGGAAGACAGTCATTCATGAAGGACCCAAGAAAGGCCAGATATTCAAGATTGTTCTCACCATTGCCAGAATTCCAGTCAGCGTCAGAGACAACACCAACAGCCATAAGAAGCAGTAGTAAATTCATGGGTAGCCCTCCAGCAGCACAGGCAGGTCCATGGAAGCCAAGGCATCCTACAGTTGTTGCATTGCAACGAAAATCGTTGGTGTGGAGTCCCCTCAAGTTGAGAGGACCGAAAAATTACAGGAAGTCATCTATATTGCCTTATCGACCCTCAACTGAGATGCATTGA
- the LOC8285563 gene encoding uncharacterized protein LOC8285563 — protein MASSIPSCSLFPYSSSSILNNSTSTTRFALSFSHHILNGHIGILQRTCSSSRIHAKFEKFQGESQDNLEVEETTQLQEQPVEDKEEDDSCLPSDLEGAVRQSSEASALFVSSGGMKAIVELLIPQLQFLDEEGAQAELWELSRIFLDTLIEETGCQKVKAIFPDAGAAALLKYQWKDATFGFASLSDRKPVENEDEIVVMVVPDYQMLGYVEKIASNLSDDPPRPLIMWNPRLISEDVGVGINVRNLRRYFLSAFTTVYSMRPLPSGAVFRCYPGMWKVFYDDKDRPNRYLLAKELIRRPDAEELEIIFGNGDEKSEQQGPSFFNQAAGIFSSLNRFMKAISK, from the exons ATGGCTTCTTCAATACCGAGCTGCTCCTTGTTCCCCTACTCTTCGTCATCTATACTAAACAACTCAACATCCACCACTCGCTTTGCCTTATCTTTTTCACATCATATCCTTAATGGTCATATTGGGATTTTGCAAAGAACTTGTTCTAGCTCAAGAATCCATGCTAAGTTTGAGAAATTCCAAGGTGAATCTCAGGACAATCTTGAAGTTGAAGAGACCACCCAGTTGCAAGAACAGCCAGTAgaagataaagaagaagatgacag CTGCTTGCCTTCTGACTTGGAGGGTGCAGTCCGGCAATCAAGTGAAGCAAGTGCCTTGTTTGTCTCTTCTGGTGGAATGAAAGCCATA GTCGAGCTCCTAATCCCTCAGCTACAGTTTCTGGATGAGGAAGGTGCACAAGCTGAGCTATGGGAACTTTCAAGGATTTTCTTGGATACACTTATTGAAGAAACAGGATGTCAG AAAGTTAAAGCCATATTTCCAGATGCCGGTGCTGCTGCACTGCTAAAATATCAGTGGAAAGATGCAACTTTTGGTTTTGCAAG CTTAAGTGACCGGAAGCCAGTTGAAAATGAAGATGAGATTGTGGTTATGGTTGTTCCTGATTATCAGATGTTGGGATATGTGGAGAAGATTGCATCCAATCTCTCTGATGATCCG CCAAGACCTCTCATCATGTGGAACCCGCGTCTCATTAGTGAGGATGTTGGAGTTGGGATTAACGTCCGCAATCTAAGGCGATACTTTCTAAG TGCTTTCACCACAGTGTACTCAATGAGACCTCTGCCATCTGGTGCTGTATTTAGGTGTTATCCAGG GATGTGGAAAGTCTTTTATGATGATAAAGATAGACCAAACAGATATCTGCTTGCCAAAGAGCTCATAAGGCGTCCAGATGCTGAAGAACTTGAG ATAATATTCGGAAATGGGGATGAGAAGTCAGAGCAGCAGGGCCCATCGTTTTTTAACCAAGCAGCAGGCATCTTCTCTTCGCTTAACCGGTTCATGAAAGCTATCTCAAAGTAG
- the LOC8285564 gene encoding uncharacterized protein LOC8285564 isoform X1 — protein sequence MEGLCFHGSTPPIFPFQRSVTYPNGHNLFSNFNSRNPLRFPSHSNSKFTVNCSERIGDDTPLSSSSAAHMVLGVDPGCSAAELKAAFRAKVKQFHPDVNRDRKFPDTMIRRVIQAYEVSAIKFCRFYPISADQRLLKGVNYWTCICSECLDPFDNPECEAFDIFVNEVLCAGKGCPYSCVQTAPHAFAYASSTGTARAISQGHGEDYKVQLAVGQCPRSCIHYVTPSQRIILEELLDSILGVPYDNSAEADMLYSLIVKATYENNRYQKPKKQPKTSTQHVEWF from the exons ATGGAGGGCCTGTGTTTCCACGGCTCTACCCCTCCAATTTTTCCATTTCAAAGGTCCGTTACTTATCCCAACGGTCACAATCTTTTCTCCAACTTCAATTCAAGAAACCCACTTCGTTTTCCTTCTCATTCGAATTCCAAATTCACTGTTAACTGCTCAGAGAGAATAGGAGATGATACTCCTCTCTCCAGCTCCTCTGCTGCTCACATGGTGCTCGGTGTTGATCCTGGCTGCTCAGCTGCTGAGCTCAAAGCTGCTTTCAGAGCcaaa GTGAAGCAGTTCCATCCTGATGTTAATAGAGATCGGAAATTTCCCGATACTATGATTCGACGCGTAATACAAGCATATGAG gTATCTGCCATCAAATTTTGCAGATTTTATCCAATTTCAGCCGATCAGAGATTATTGAAAG GTGTTAATTACTGGACATGTATTTGTAGTGAATGTCTGGATCCATTCGATAACCCAGAGTGTGAAGCATTTGATATCTTTGTTAACGAAGTTCTTTGTGCTGGCAAAG GGTGTCCTTATTCATGTGTACAAACTGCCCCTCATGCCTTTGCATATGCTTCTTCTACTGGAACCGCAAGGGCAATATCCCAAG GGCATGGTGAAGATTACAAAGTTCAGCTTGCAGTTGGTCAGTGTCCAAGAAGTTGTATTCATTATGTGACACCTTCACAGCGAATTATTCTAGAGGAGTTACTTGACAG TATCTTGGGTGTACCGTATGATAATTCTGCCGAGGCAGACATGCTCTATTCACTTATAGTTAAAGCTACATATGAGAACAATCGGTATCAGAAGCCAAAGAAACAACCAAAGACTTCAACCCAACATGTGGAATGGTTTTGA
- the LOC8285564 gene encoding uncharacterized protein LOC8285564 isoform X2: MEGLCFHGSTPPIFPFQRSVTYPNGHNLFSNFNSRNPLRFPSHSNSKFTVNCSERIGDDTPLSSSSAAHMVLGVDPGCSAAELKAAFRAKVKQFHPDVNRDRKFPDTMIRRVIQAYEILSNFSRSEIIESECLDPFDNPECEAFDIFVNEVLCAGKGCPYSCVQTAPHAFAYASSTGTARAISQGHGEDYKVQLAVGQCPRSCIHYVTPSQRIILEELLDSILGVPYDNSAEADMLYSLIVKATYENNRYQKPKKQPKTSTQHVEWF; the protein is encoded by the exons ATGGAGGGCCTGTGTTTCCACGGCTCTACCCCTCCAATTTTTCCATTTCAAAGGTCCGTTACTTATCCCAACGGTCACAATCTTTTCTCCAACTTCAATTCAAGAAACCCACTTCGTTTTCCTTCTCATTCGAATTCCAAATTCACTGTTAACTGCTCAGAGAGAATAGGAGATGATACTCCTCTCTCCAGCTCCTCTGCTGCTCACATGGTGCTCGGTGTTGATCCTGGCTGCTCAGCTGCTGAGCTCAAAGCTGCTTTCAGAGCcaaa GTGAAGCAGTTCCATCCTGATGTTAATAGAGATCGGAAATTTCCCGATACTATGATTCGACGCGTAATACAAGCATATGAG ATTTTATCCAATTTCAGCCGATCAGAGATTATTGAAAG TGAATGTCTGGATCCATTCGATAACCCAGAGTGTGAAGCATTTGATATCTTTGTTAACGAAGTTCTTTGTGCTGGCAAAG GGTGTCCTTATTCATGTGTACAAACTGCCCCTCATGCCTTTGCATATGCTTCTTCTACTGGAACCGCAAGGGCAATATCCCAAG GGCATGGTGAAGATTACAAAGTTCAGCTTGCAGTTGGTCAGTGTCCAAGAAGTTGTATTCATTATGTGACACCTTCACAGCGAATTATTCTAGAGGAGTTACTTGACAG TATCTTGGGTGTACCGTATGATAATTCTGCCGAGGCAGACATGCTCTATTCACTTATAGTTAAAGCTACATATGAGAACAATCGGTATCAGAAGCCAAAGAAACAACCAAAGACTTCAACCCAACATGTGGAATGGTTTTGA
- the LOC107260766 gene encoding pentatricopeptide repeat-containing protein At3g05340: MKTKWVIHKLSSQLPSWVSSVFSPFKTQNYHFPSSRSSTYILNYVDISLLLSFCGREAYFDLGSSIHASITKNREFFDSPNDHNFRNVLIIWNSLLYMYFKCGVFSDAVKVFDDMPTRDTVSWNTMVSGFLRNGDLDTGFWYFKQMRESGLYGLDQATLTTILSACDRPELSFANRMIHCLVFINGFERETTVGNALMTSYFKCGSSSLGRQVFDEMLERNVITWTAIISGLSQNEMYEDSLGLFVQMRCGLIEPNFLTYLSSLTACSGLQALEKGRQIHGLVWKLGIQSNLCIESALMDLYSKCGSLEDARRVFESAVELDEVSMTVILVGFTQNGFEEEAIEFFVKMVNIGTEVDPNMVSAVLGACGVDTSLGLGKQIHSLVIKRSLGSNPFVGNGLINMYSKCGELQESIKVFNGLTCRNSVSWNSMIAAFARHGDGFRALRLYEEMIQEGAVPTDLTFLSLLHACSHVGLVDKGMKFLKSMTKVYGISPRAEHYACVVDMLGRAGLLNEAKSLIERLSIKPDVLIWQALLGACSIRGDTEIGKYAAEQLLLLEPKKPAPYVLLANIYSSKGRWDERARTIKRMKEMGVAKETGISWIEIEKKVHSFVVEDKKHPQAEIIYGVLAELFRLMIDEGYVPDKRFILYYMNQDGKYKQ; encoded by the coding sequence ATGAAAACCAAATGGGTCATTCACAAACTAAGTTCCCAGCTTCCCTCTTGGGTATCTTCTGTATTTTCTCCATTCAAGACCCAAAATTACCACTTTCCTTCTTCGAGATCTTCTACTTATATCCTCAATTATGTAGATATAAGCCTCCTGTTATCTTTCTGTGGAAGGGAAGCTTACTTTGATCTGGGTTCTTCAATTCATGCCTCCATTACCAAAAATCGTGAATTTTTCGATTCCCCAAATGATCACAATTTTCGAAACGTGCTAATTATTTGGAACTCTCTCCTATATATGTACTTCAAATGTGGTGTCTTCTCAGATGCTGTAAAGGTGTTTGATGATATGCCTACGAGAGATACTGTGTCTTGGAATACAATGGTTTCTGGGTTTTTGAGGAATGGGGACTTGGATACAGGTTTTTGGTACTTTAAACAAATGCGTGAATCGGGGTTATACGGATTAGATCAAGCAACTTTAACAACTATATTATCAGCTTGTGATAGGCCTGAGCTTAGTTTTGCCAATAGAATGATACATTGTTTGGTGTTTATAAACGGTTTTGAGCGGGAAACAACTGTAGGGAATGCGCTGATGAcatcatattttaaatgtgGATCTTCTAGTTTAGGGAGGCAGGTCTTTGATGAGATGCTTGAAAGAAATGTTATTACTTGGACAGCTATCATATCAGGGCTGTCGCAAAATGAAATGTACGAGGATAGTTTGGGATTATTTGTGCAAATGCGTTGTGGATTGATAGAACCAAATTTTTTGACATACTTGAGTTCATTGACTGCATGTTCTGGTTTGCAGGCATTAGAGAAAGGGCGTCAAATTCATGGACTTGTTTGGAAATTGGGAATTCAATCGAATTTGTGCATTGAGAGCGCATTAATGGACTTGTACTCAAAATGTGGAAGTTTGGAAGATGCACGGCGTGTTTTTGAATCTGCAGTTGAGCTTGATGAGGTTTCCATGACCGtaattcttgtgggttttaCACAGAATGGATTTGAGGAAGAAGCTATAGAATTTTTTGTGAAAATGGTAAATATAGGAACTGAGGTTGACCCAAACATGGTTTCAGCTGTTCTTGGGGCATGTGGTGTGGATACTTCTTTAGGTCTTGGTAAACAAATTCATTCATTGGTTATCAAACGAAGTCTTGGTTCTAATCCCTTTGTTGGCAATGGGCTCATTAATATGTACTCCAAGTGTGGAGAGTTACAAGAGTCGATCAAAGTCTTCAATGGACTGACTTGTAGAAACTCAGTCTCATGGAACTCTATGATTGCTGCTTTTGCCCGCCATGGGGATGGATTTAGAGCACTACGGTTATATGAAGAGATGATACAAGAAGGTGCAGTGCCAACAGATTTAACTTTTCTCTCATTGCTTCATGCTTGTAGCCATGTAGGCTTAGTTGACAAAGGCATGAAGTTCTTGAAATCCATGACTAAAGTATATGGTATTAGTCCGAGAGCAGAGCATTATGCTTGTGTTGTTGACATGTTGGGGCGGGCAGGGCTTCTGAATGAAGCTAAAAGTTTGATTGAGAGATTATCTATAAAGCCTGATGTGCTTATTTGGCAAGCCCTGCTTGGTGCTTGTAGCATTCGTGGAGATACTGAAATAGGGAAATATGCAGCTGAACAGTTGTTACTACTAGAACCCAAAAAGCCAGCGCCATATGTGTTGCTGGCAAATATATACTCTAGTAAAGGTAGATGGGATGAAAGAGCAAGGACTATTAAGAGAATGAAAGAAATGGGGGTGGCAAAAGAAACAGGTATAAGCTGGATTGAGATTGAAAAGAAAGTGCACAGCTTTGTTGTTGAGGACAAAAAGCATCCACAAGCTGAGATCATATATGGTGTTTTGGCAGAATTATTCAGACTCATGATAGATGAAGGCTATGTACCAGATAAGAGGTTCATTCTCTACTACATGAATCAAGATGGCAAGTACAAGCAATGA